The nucleotide window TTCTGCCCTGGAATCCTTCTAAATTTAacacttttcttctctttttcctacttttcctgtctttatgttgtGTATTTCTACATCTTTTTTGAATTCTCAGATCCAGATTGTTGTTAATATCCTCTCCCAAAGAGAGGCAATGCCCTGTTTTGCCAGCCTGTTCTCAGTGATCCATTATAAATGTCCAGAAAATAACAGTCTTCTTTTGCTTATTGTTTTggctatttttttctgtatttctatATTTCTTACCTCTATCTTTTGATCTAAATTTTTCCCACTACTACTTCTCTCTAACATTTCCGGGTTGTCCTATATTTCTGTGCTAGGCATTCAtttgcatacaggcattctggtttaACTGCCAAGttgcaaaaattatttttgcatttaTCGATAAGAGGTTTAGACATTTTAATCTCCTTGATGTTTTCTATTTAACCAATATCTGCGAGTAAAAAAGAATAGGTGCATTTTTATGTTAGTGACAAATTTGGTTTCCTCTGCTCAGATTCTTATACTCGCTCTACTTCCTACCTGTTCAAAGAGACTGGCTTACATTTCTGCATCTGCTAGACTTTCAAATAGTACaccaaaatcatctgcaaatgccaaagACTGTGCTTCAGTACATATTTGAAGAGTAGTAGAGGTAAGCTGCCACCTTCTCCCACATTTCTGTTCATTTGAAAGGGGTTAGAAATCTCTCCCACAAACTTTTCTCTAATTAACGGCACTCGGCACCAATTGCCACTATTACAGTGAACACGCGTAGTGGTTCAGTGGTATTTGTGCTGGAGATGGTGACAGACATAAATACTCGGTAATAGATGTAGATCCAACTGCGTACAGTCAGATTTTTTCTAACATTTTGACATGTGCGGAAACACAATAATTGCCAAGCTCCACTCGCTGTATgtacacgtcacatattttttaAGGTTTCAAACATTCCGAAGCCCAATTTTTGCAGTACTCCACTCTATAGTGGCCACACGGACAAAATTGCAGAcaccatcggtgaccgtgcagctcgttagaatgaaattgcaatgaaatgaacacccttagctgcttacaggcgttgacatacgtcaacggggacagatgaaaatgtgtgtcctgaccgggactcgaacccgggatctcctgcttacatggcagacgctctatccatctgagtcaccgaggacacagaggatagcgcgactgcagggatttatctctggtacgcctcccgcgaaaccgaCGTTCTCAACGtattgcccattatactcattactcaagGCACGTTGCCGATTTCTGTAAGAGtatgggcactgtttgtgcatttgcacagaggaagaagatggtcaagtggctggtgagcGTTACCTATATGTATACCAAgatggtgaccatgcagctcgttagaatgaaactacaatgaaatgaacatccttagctgcttacaggcgttgacatacgtcaacggggacagataaaaatgtgtgccccgaccgcgacatgtccggaagaacagataccatcttagtacatatatagttaaggctcaccggccacttgaccatcttcttctctgcgaatgcacaaacagtgcccgaactcttacgggattcagCAAcgtaccgcgagtaatgagtataatgggctgggggcactacgaatgtagtgcgggacaatacgtcgacagtgtgggtttcgcgggaggggtgccggagataaatccctgcaatggcactatcctctgtgtctcagatgggtagagcatctgccacataagcaggagaccccgggttcgagtcccgatcggggcacacgttttccTCTGTCCCAGTTGACGTATGtcgatgcctgtaagcagctaagggtgttcatttcattgtaaaaattgctgtactggtaCGGTGGGAGGCGGCAACAGTACTGCAGGGGGAGCTGACGCGGCGGCCCGTGCCGCAGGTGCGGCTGTGCGACGTGCGCGGCCTGTCGACGCTGGCGCCCCGGCTGACTTCCCTGTGCTGTGACGGCGACCCGCAGCAGCTGCTCGCCGCTGCGGGGACCTGGCCGGCGCTGCGGACGGCGACGTTCTGCCGTGCCGGAGTGTCCGCCGTCCCTGTGCCACTGGCCACGGCCGCCCCAGAGCTCGCCGTCCTCGACCTCGGCCACAACCGACTGTGCAACACTGCGGGTGCAGATTTCTCCGCCTTCCGATCGCTGAGCCGCCTCGGCCTGGCGTACAACGCGTTCGAAGCCGTCCCGTCCGGACTGCCGCCTGGTCTCACCGCCCTCGGCCTGGCCTGCAACTACGTCGATACTATTGACGGTAGGTCGCTCCGTCCCGGTGGAGGTAATATATAATATGCCCGAGATACCAGGCCGTATCGTATGGGGTGCGGCACTCGAATCCAGacaaatttgaatttgaatttcccGTATGACTGATGAAccgtgtatacgacccgggacaaccgggagatccgggaaaaacccgggaattttttcatccgggagagaactgggaaaaacccgggaattgtttacaaTTCCTGGAATTTTTCGTTATTTTAGTTttgatttaaatttttgtgattttggatggTAAGAtccaatattctaacaaaggatattattgtaccccgtgcagtgttacgtggctttatgcttaattacagacttactattttatcagctGATTTGTTTTTaccacgtaacgcccgctgtttacgGTCCTCCTttgttgctgagcgatgtatcacttttcttTCTGatgccgcaactcttcctttcccatatctttactactttttatctatataaacgatgaactattggttttgccgttttaacaactttttaataactgtggaagtattacaggcatcgggtcccacctaatgtgtcacccgcttATACGTTTTACACGAACCTTTcgagactcgatcgatctgtttacaaagagaaagcagaatatctcttcctttgacgtcgtccgacaacgacctaggaagctcgacgccctcgcaGCCTGGGCTGTTCCGTGGCTTGCGGTAGTTTACAGCactcgttttattccttgcccacttgccgctacgtcaaACTTTCGTGGTGATCATTGCgtaacgtcttccacgttatctgcaacgtAAAtaaacttaattcccacagtatttctgaaaacccaaaaacaaacttaaagaacataataataataactgttcttacaattattcgtataagtcttggtcgatttaatgaggggtggaaCAGGCCTAAGCCTTGTAACACCACACCCGCTATtgcagaataacactgcagcaacgaaacttcagcaacaaaacacagtgttcatacaagcgtctgccaacagcaaaatgtgtcaaaggcttttggaagactatgcaatgcttcataacaacagatTGTGTCCGATGAgagtgacgtgacaactgtttaaattagattccttTGAGCAGTTGCCGGCGGGCTCTTGTGCACGCGTAGTtaagtcgcgtatgagtagtaccttctcccgcttcttgttacagaagtgtggcttggcgccactacctaatattgccccggttcggaaatatagtaaatccGGGCCtgagatagaggagatagagaagatccaaaaaagagcgacgcgtttcatcacagggttatttggtaaccgtgatagcgttacggagatgtttagcaaactcaagtggcagactctgcaagaggggcgctctgcatcgcggtgtagcttgctcgccaggtttcgagaaggtgcgtttctggatgaggtatcgaatatgttgcttcccccttcttatacctcccgaggagaccacgaatgtaaaattagagaggttcgagcacGCACGGCGGctttccgacagtcattcttcctgcgaaccatacgcgactggaacagaaaagggagttaatgacagtggcacgtaaagtgccctccaccacacaccgttgggtggcttgcggagtataaatgttattgctctcacgttaaatgataaaacggatttttgtgactgggagatatcaaatgaattaaaatacgttcgcataattacagatggctgaaatatgtcattagtttcagatttaatttccacctttctgacagttgagcattaatcgccttgcagaacaatgaagttatctttgtcggtttgctaaaaagatttggcttttattaatattttctgctgaggcagtcagtttgtttgaaacgaactgtttaatttcacactgttggctggtttcaactgttcgctgatttcaagtgcacgtatgacattatgccgtaataaagaaccaaacatgagataatacaatactggtactccaagaaaatgttcatccgaatctggacatacaaatgtgcactttaagccaaattatgcattttagtatggttcacgaaattccgatgctcttgaagtatcctttgatgtcttgtttcttttatgacataatgcaagatcttttaatgttttacacgtacggacATATGGCCTTCCTGCGTCATCGTGCGGTGAcgactgttatctggcgctctcttgcaactgctgaaacgaacttatttctaacaggtagcgggaaaatattgcgaacggtGGATTGAAAAAGCGTTACATACAttaaaagcaaatttccttttatgcaagatgaactatgtgcgtgAATGTACGAttaatttcttaaataacaaagcGTTTAATTCTCATTAAAAGTCAACTCTTGGAGGacggccatttagaagaattttgagctcaGAAGATCACACATTtacatcgttattaaaaattttacaggcacatttgtgtgatgtatcttaaagtgtatcacgtgcagaaaagatcaacattatatgtggaagcttagcttctcttccagcttattaatcttggagaccaatattatatgtgaatgctatgtatattaatttaaaccattaacttttcttatttgtgtgttcgcgctacttaagagtgatcttgctgttGGGTGACTACATCACGTGcactatgctgtcatcagctggtgagatcagGTGACATGAGCAGTGACTgggttacaaaagcgcatcgcaatctcgatttcaatgcttcgaaaagtaacatgcggtatttggtggaattcaaatttataccttcgtaatacgaaaatatgcagcatacatattgctgcacatcaaaggtcttaaAAAAACGTGTTGCTGTGACTTCTACAGCTGTGCCTCGGCTTCCACTGGACTGGCTCTGCTTTCTTTCTCCACTCCTTGCTCACTTTGACTCGGGATGTAACAGCACATCACAGCTGATAAAATGAGTCAGAAACGTGTCTCCCTCCTCCTGAAACTTAGCCGAGAGATGCTCGTGCACTTTTAGACCGTTCAGTTTTTCAACAGTTGTCGTAAGATCAGACACGTGCATTTCCTAAACTATACCTGATAATGGCAAAAGCTTAGCCATAACTCGCCCCTACCTCATCCAAACCTCAGCGACTGTAAGAAAAGCTTGTCATTTCATTCTCGAGAAGTTGTCGAATGTGGTAAACTGTGTCGCCTGCGGTGCCGTCACGGGATTGACAGTCGTGGCCTCCGTTCTCGATGTGCTACGGACCCTATGTGAATCGATCGTGCAAAATGAACTCTCGAGATCTTGAAAGTCTCTTTACCTCGAATCGTTCGGGGTATCTCCCACATATTTCACCCTGTTTTTCCCCTCCCCGTGTGATAAACTAGGCAGTCATACGCCGCACGGCATAGACGCAAACCTCTCACTCTGACGTGGTGATGGTAGATGATGGAAATGATCGGCCACGTTTGGCtgcttccctcaccatcacccgtcACTGACACGAATGGGAACTGTCACATCAGTGCAGAACATGCGGGGCCCAGAGGTTTGTTCCTATTCGAGTTGACCGCGCATGATTTCTGGTACTGAGAATGGAAAATAACTGGACTGGACACATTCCTGTGTGACGTACCCCACTTCATAGCACCCTACAGCATTACAGTCCCATTctgaagaattttacttgtcaattAGTCCATCCTCGAATAGCTATCTTCCACAAGAGCATAAGCCACTTTAATGTTTGTGGTTTTTAACGCAGTGGAAATCTTGCTTGTCCACCTTACAAAGTCTCGGACGTAAGTGAACATTAACACATGACACTTTACTGTAAGATACGTAAACTCTTTCAtatacacaaataaacaaaaaagttttgcatcacctcggttccgggagttctggaacctgtacagaaaattggaatagagatcaacataaacatcatttctgccctttttattgttcatgaaaaccacacattctacgttgtaccaccatacagcgagacctacagaggtgatggtccagattgctgtacacactggtacctctaatacccagtagcacgtcctctcgcattgatgcatgcctgtattcttcatggcatattgtccacaagttcatcaacatgccgttggtccagattgtcccactcctcaatggcaatttggcatacatcccgcagagtggttggtgggtcacatcgtccataaatagcccttttcaacctatgCCAGGCATGTCcggtagggtttatgtctggagaacatgctcaccactagttgagtgatgtcgttatcctgaaagaagtcattcacaaggtgtgcacgatgggggcgtgaattgttgtctatgaacacgaatgcctcgccagtacgctgccgatatggttgcactatcagtcagaggatggtaTTCACATATCGTTCAgttgttacggcaccttccatgaccaccggcggcgtatgtcggccccatataatgccaccccaaaacagcagggaacctccaccttgctgcactagttgggcggtgtgtctaaggcattcggcctgaccaggttgcctccaaactcatCTCTGACGATTATGTGGTTCAAggtatatgcaacactcatcggtgaagagaacgtgatgccaatcctgagcggtccatttggcgtgttgttgggcccttctgtactgCGTTGCatagtgtagtggttgcaaagatggacctcgccacggacgtcatttcgcacagtttcagtcgtaacgcgacgtcctgtggctacacgaaaagcattatttaatatGGTGGcattgctctcagggttcctccgagccataatccgtaggtagtggtcatccatagGTAGcggcatcgacagttcctgtccctctgtatctcctccatatccaaaCAACGCcactttggttcacaccgagacgtctgcacacttcccttgtggagagcccttcctggcataaagtaacaatgcagatgcgattGAACCGTGGTACTGagtgcctaggcatggttgaactacaggcaacacaagccgtgtacctccttcctggtgggatgattgGACCTGGTCAGCTGTTGGACCCCTTTTTTTAATATGCACTTTATATCCTCCGTACGTAAGTGATTGTCAGTTATTTTATTGCGCAACTAGCAAACTCTGTCTATTCCTtgtagagtctcatttcctaatctgattcctccTACGCTGCCAGATTTATTCTActgcattccattactctcgtcTCGCGTTTGTCGACATTCTAGTTATATCCCCTTTTGAGGCATTCTCCATTCCGTCTGTCTGCTCTCCCGAGTTCTTTACTGGCTCTGgcgcaattacaatgtcatcggcaaacgtcaaagtttttatttctttggtcTTAACTCTAATTCCTTCTCCTGTATTTTATTAAATTTCCTTTTTCGagctacagttgttgttgttgttgtggtcttcagtcatacaactggtttgatgcagctctccatgctactctatcctgtgcaaggttcttcatctccttctgaatccgtttagtgtattcatctcttggtctccctctactatttttaccctccacgctgccctccaatactaaattggtgatccctcaatgcctcagaaggtgtcctaccaaccgatcccttcttctagtcaagtagtgccacaaatttctcttctctccaattctattcagtacttcctcattagttatgtgatctacccatctaatcttcagcattcttctgtagcaccacatttccaaagcttctattctcttcttgtctaaactatttatcgtccatgtttcacttccatacatggctacactccatacaaatactttcagaaatgacttcctgacacttaaatcaatactggatgttaacaaatttctcttcttcagaaacgctttccttgccattgccagcctacattttatatcctctctacttcgaccatcatcagttattttgctccccaaatagcaaaactcctttactactttaagtgcctcatttcctaatctaattccctcagcatcacccgacttaattagactacattccattatccttgttttgcttttgttgatgttcatcttatatcctcctttcaagacactgtccattccattcaactgctcttccaagtcctttgctgtctctgacagaattacaatgtcatcggcgaacctcaaagtttttatttcttctccatgaattttaatacctcctccgaatttttcttttgtttcctttactgcttgctcaatatacagattgaacaacatcggggagaggctacaaccctgccttactcccttctcaaccactgcttccctttcatgcccctcgactcttataactgccatctggtttctgtacaaattgtaaatagcctttcactccctgtattttacccctgccacctttagaatttgaaagagagtattccagtcaacattgtcaaaagctttctctaagtctacaagtgctagaaacgtaggtttgcctttccttaatctttcttctaagataagtcgtaaggtcagtattgcctcacgtgttccagtgtttctacggaatccaaactgatcttccccgaggttggcttctactagtttttccattcgtctgtaaagaattcgtgttagtattttgcagctgtgacttattaagctgatagttcggtaattttcacatctgtcaacacctgctttctttgggattggaattattatattcttcttgaagtctgagggtatttcgcctgtttcatacatcttgctcaccagatggtagagttttgtcaggactggctctcccacggccgtcagtagttccaatggaatattgtctactccgggggccttgtttcgactcaggtctttcagtgctctgtcaaactcttcacgcagtatcgtatctcccatttcatcttcatctacatcctcttccatttccataatattgtcctcaagtacatcgcccttgtatagaccctctatatactccttccacctttctgctttcccttctttgcttagaactgggtttccatctgagctcttgatattcatacaagtgtttctcctttctccaaaggtctctttaattttcgtgtaggcggtatctatcttacccctagtgagataggcctctacatccttacactactggccattaaaattgctacaccaaaaagaaatgcaaatgataaatgggtattccttggacaaatatattatattagaactgacatgtgatgaaattttcacgcaatttgggtgcatagatcctgagaaatcagtaggctTCTTtgttgctctaaccttggtaagttttgggggaaaactgtgttcgaataaggtaagcactttattagcaaaagtgttatatttttcattcatgccatgagcactgtaaacatcagttcagtgaatgtctctgaggagtgtcctaaaataatcaaattttggcttattgattaccctcttgagctcagattttatATCctattcagtattaacatttaacagaaggaactgcatgtcatggtctgagaggccatagactattggttttgtaatataattttgttcattggacttttctataaagatattatcaatggctgtttgtgagcaagtggctaccctagtggggaactttacagtgggaattaagttgaatgatagtgttactaactaaAATAAATTCTTATTGGAAGAGTCTttaagaaaatctacattgaaatcaccagcaaccactatttctttgttttcggttgttaaatgggccagtacagcttcaaggtggtttacaaacagattaaagttacctgcaggtgcttgatTTACACTTAAtactatgaaggattttttgtgaaattctacttctgctgcacatgcttccatatgctgttctaggcgaaatttatgaatgtctatgttcttaaatttatgacagttcctgatgaatgtggcaactcctcctttctccatttctgatctacgaaagtgagatgctaacctaaaacctgtaacacttaaaagttgtataccagtggtcacatgatgttcagagaggcagattatgtcagctgggtttgaagactctaattcgtctatgcagatagttaattcattacttttatttctcagtcctcgaatattttgatgcaataaagatagctgacatttcacattgactgagttaagaTTTGGTTGAGTTAAAATATCTAATTTGgttgagttaaaatatctgctgactgttgaaaattcttaacctatagctgtttatgctgatgtgatAAGCTAGaagtatgttttttggtttctttctcaaactggaggtttgtctcagttctaacctctcctAAAATTTGGTttatttctgtcctccctaccctaagaaagggtctt belongs to Schistocerca piceifrons isolate TAMUIC-IGC-003096 chromosome 10, iqSchPice1.1, whole genome shotgun sequence and includes:
- the LOC124719025 gene encoding uncharacterized protein LOC124719025 — its product is MCDIQKLVNLLRENVDAISSGHSLLVLTVPVLQKLNESFVLINEQAPNSKDAAVQVPADAIVEQRLLDDLAFLLRLVRRTPGLRLVSSSACHPGEEPQSPAVSVEQFHSLRHLVLHKVRLCDVRGLSTLAPRLTSLCCDGDPQQLLAAAGTWPALRTATFCRAGVSAVPVPLATAAPELAVLDLGHNRLCNTAGADFSAFRSLSRLGLAYNAFEAVPSGLPPGLTALGLACNYVDTIDGRSLRPGGGNI